The following nucleotide sequence is from Campylobacter showae CSUNSWCD.
CACCTTGTAGCTCACTTCCTCGTCGGTATCGGTCGGCTCTATTTTGTAGTGCTCCAGATACTGGACGAATTTTTGTTTGTTAGGGGCGTTCATTTGCGCCCCCTCGTTAACATTAATGCAATGTATGCCAGAAGTACCACTTGCAAAACTTCTAAAATTTCGCTCATCTTAAGCTCCTTTTGCTAAAATAGGAGTATGCACAATGTTTTGGGTTAGGGGCTTTCGCCCCCTTGCTAAATCCAGATTTTAAGGATTTTGCAGATTAGATAAATCAACATTGCGAGTCGAATTAAAAAATCTAACCTTTGCATTGTGCTACTCCTTTCTATCAAACAAGTATCATTTTGTTGCTTGATAAAAGAATTATAGCATTATTTTGAGACTAAGTCAAGAGTTTTTAGTATTAGAATGAGATTTTTTATAAAAAATTGAGTAATATTTTGAGACTTTTAACCAACGCAAAAGCGCGTCGGTTAATCTAAGAGCGTTTTTAGCGCGGTTTTTAGCGTCTCGGTGTTTGATAGGCGTTCTTTTAGGCTTTTGATTTCAAGCAACATTTCACACGATTTAATAGCTTGCGTGTTTATCTCGTCGCTAGTCGCTAGTCGCTTAATGCTTCCTTCGCTTAGCCCTATCGCCTCGCCTAGCTGTTTATACGTTAGCCCTAGCTCTTTACATACGCGCTTAACGATGTTTTCCTCTGCGGTCATTTGCTCTCCTTGTCAAAATCAAATCGTAGCTGATAGTTTTTAGAATACGATTTGTTAAAAAGATAGATAAAATCGTCCCAATCGTCAGCTACTTTCATAAGCGTAATAACGGATATTAGGTGCTTATCAAGGTGCGGTATGCCCGTGTCTAGCGTTAAGCTCTGATGAAATTTATATAAGTTGTTTCCGCTTTCGCTTTTGGGCGTTTTATTTCTAAGCTCCTCAAGCACGCCCTCGGGGAGCTGCTTGTACACTATTTCGTTTGTTATCTTGCCTACGATTTGCGGCATTTTGTGGTGAGTTTGAAACTCGCCCCACTCTTTGAGCCTAAAAATTTGCTCGTAAAACTCGTCGGGGAAACGCTTCGTCCATTCTAAAAACTCGGCGGAGATGTATTTAGAAAGTATCTTTTGAAGTTCGTCTTCTTCGCGCTCTTTTTGATAGCCCGTTATTTCATCAACGAGGGCGACGATACCGACTTTGGCAAATGCAGACATAATATGGAGCAGTCTTTTTGCTATCGCGCTTTGATTTTCGTTTAAAATACCCCTATTGTCCGCCATAACGTAAGCTTTGCAAACATCAACGAATAGCTCGGCTTCAAACGGGATAAACGCCGGTCCGACGACCCCCGAAATTTTACCCAAACTTTGCGTATCAGCCCCTAAAATCCATATTTTTAGATGGTCCGATAAAAAAGGCTGTATCCAAGCGGCTTTTAAATTTCTAAGCAATGCACCGCTACCTCCGCCTCTTAAATCCATAGCCCGAGCCGTCCCGCGCAGAGATAAAAGACGACGCTTATCGTCGGTGACGTAGCACTCTATCGTGATGTCGTCCGCGATTTTCCAGTCGCCCTTGTGAGTTACTTTGGCGTTTTTCGGCTCTTTACACGTGGCTTTGATTAGATTTTCATCGGTCATATTGTTTCCTTTCAATTCAGTTTAATTAAACTGCGCTATAATTACGTTACTTCTTTAAGGAAGTCGTTAAGTCTTACAAGCTAAGGTTTAGCGACTTCTTTTAAGGAGATTTGTCCCCCGCTCTTTTTGGGCGTGGCTTGGATACCCGTCCTTAGTGGCGGGGTATTACCCTATGATATTACTTTTTAGCTTTTCCTTTATCGCTTCAAAATCAGCATTTAAAATCTTGCCTTTGTAATAATCGCTCACACGCCTAGCGTCAAATATGCGTATTTGCGCCAAAAGCGCGACATTAGCCTTGCCTTTTGTTGTGGTAAATTTATGATACAAGTAGCCTGATTTGTCTTTCGTTTTCGAGCTTAGCGGGATACCGATAAAGGCGTTAATAAACTCGGATATGTAAATTTTATTTACCACCAGCACAGGACGGATAAACTCGTCTCCTTTGCCATAAGTCTCACTGCCCACGTTTTGTCCTACCCTTACCCAGTAGATAGAGCCTACTTTTATTTTGATTTTCTTTGGGCTTTGGGAATTTGTAGTTTTCTTTACTTCGTTCCACTCGTCAAATTTACTCTCGCTCATAAACAACCTTTTTAAAATTTAAAAGGTATTTTACTATCTTGTTGCTAAATTTTAAAATGGTATCGTTTCGTCGCCGTCATCGTATTTGTCGGCGTCCACGTCTATTTCTGGCGCGTCGTAGCTTTCAGGCGGTTTTTGCTGTTGCGGTTTCTTAGACGCGCTTTGTTGTGGGCGCTGATTTGAATACCCGCCTTGCTGATAGCCCTGATTGCTTTGTTGCCCTCCGCCTAGCATTTCCATATTCTCGACGACTACCGTGTGTTTGCTTCTGTTTTGTCCGTTGTTGTCCGTCCATTGGTCAAATTTCAATCGACCTTCTACTAAAAGCTTTGAGCCTTTGGAGAGATACTGATTTGCTATTTCTGCTTGTTTTCCAAAAAACGTTATGTCGATAAAACACGTTTCCTCGCGCTTCTCCCCGTTTAGCGTGTATTTTCGGGTGACGGCTATGCCTGAGCTGCCTATCGCCGCGCCGCTTTGGGTGTAGCGCAACTCAATATCTCGCGTCAAATTTCCGACTAAAACTACTCTGTTAAA
It contains:
- a CDS encoding P63C domain-containing protein, which gives rise to MTDENLIKATCKEPKNAKVTHKGDWKIADDITIECYVTDDKRRLLSLRGTARAMDLRGGGSGALLRNLKAAWIQPFLSDHLKIWILGADTQSLGKISGVVGPAFIPFEAELFVDVCKAYVMADNRGILNENQSAIAKRLLHIMSAFAKVGIVALVDEITGYQKEREEDELQKILSKYISAEFLEWTKRFPDEFYEQIFRLKEWGEFQTHHKMPQIVGKITNEIVYKQLPEGVLEELRNKTPKSESGNNLYKFHQSLTLDTGIPHLDKHLISVITLMKVADDWDDFIYLFNKSYSKNYQLRFDFDKESK
- the ssb gene encoding single-stranded DNA-binding protein, producing MFNRVVLVGNLTRDIELRYTQSGAAIGSSGIAVTRKYTLNGEKREETCFIDITFFGKQAEIANQYLSKGSKLLVEGRLKFDQWTDNNGQNRSKHTVVVENMEMLGGGQQSNQGYQQGGYSNQRPQQSASKKPQQQKPPESYDAPEIDVDADKYDDGDETIPF
- a CDS encoding type II toxin-antitoxin system PemK/MazF family toxin — translated: MSESKFDEWNEVKKTTNSQSPKKIKIKVGSIYWVRVGQNVGSETYGKGDEFIRPVLVVNKIYISEFINAFIGIPLSSKTKDKSGYLYHKFTTTKGKANVALLAQIRIFDARRVSDYYKGKILNADFEAIKEKLKSNIIG